AGtattttacccccccccccccccccccatgtgccTCAAAAATGTTGAGTGGCCATATTAGTTTATCCAAGAGCTGATATTTACTTGCACTCTTTTGTGAATCTATGTACACTCTAGTGCATTTATGTGCACTCTTGTACATCCATTCTCTGATTTAGTTGTGGGACTGAACACGCATGTCAGTACAATTAGGAGCAGCATGTGTCTCACTTTACTCTGATTGGTAATGAGTATGTGCGTGAAGGTGAGAGCAAGCTCATCTGTCATCGTGGCTTACCACGTCTCCAGTTTCATTGGCTAAATGAAGGGCCCTAGCACTGAAGGATTGTGTGATATTTCAGGCACTACCTGGTCGGTGTCCATGTTAAGGCCCTTTGCTTCAGTGGAACCTCATTCTGCCTGGCCTGGGATGGAAGTGAGGCCTGAGTGATTGCAGGGCTGAGCTGTGGCAGCCTGCACGTCTGCAGCTCTACCTGCCTGCTCTACAGACTAATAAAGAGATGGAAACTTCCCctgcccaccccacccccccttcacCCCACTGGGGGAAGTGAGAAGGTTAAAGAGAGGCAGAAGAGTCTGGACAATGATGAGGGAAGTTCATCCTTATGCTACAAGTTGCCAAGAAAGAAGGTAAGGTGAAGAGCTGTGATCATTGAGTCTCTGTAGTTTAGTTTACACTGCATGTGTGACAGTTGTTGAGAATGTAGTGACAGAGTCTGAGGTCTTTTCAGCGCTGTTTATTGAAATCCAGAGCCTACATACACAGTACAGCATTAACTTGTAATCAAAATTTGTTGTGATATTTGTTGTGTATGTGATATTATACTGTAATAAACCTTTGGCTGATTTTTCCATTCATGTTGCCACGAGACAAACTTGTTTCTGTATACCCAGTGGTCCGTCAGGTGTACAGTGTGCATACAGGTATGAGATATGTTGGTCGGGCAAAGTGCAGAGCCCCTCTCCTTGGTGCCCATGGAGCTGCCACCTTGGCTGCAACTACTCCCCAATTGAGACAAGACCTGCTGACGACCATTCACTTTCAAAACCAGCAGGGCAAGAAACTCCTTCTAGCTTCAGTCAGTTTGACAATGTAACTCACCCAGTGGACTGGTAAAACAAATGACACCTGCTTGGCCAAATGGAGAAATGCAACTGGGAAGTCTCCATCAGCGTGTTTATGTCTCCAGTAGGAAGTTATTAAGCTGCCCTGGCAATTGTGTCCAGGGGGATGCAGGTGCTgatttgtgcatgtttgcacaCCCTGTTTgtgaacattctaaaacagAGCAATGCACACTCCAAGCAGACCCTGAACAAAGAGAAGCTATGATGGGGGAAGTGAGCAGAAATTCTGGTTATATTTGGGCTCCACATTAATATATGACAGATGCTTAATGACAAGGGCCCTATAATCCCCTTGCATGGTTGGATGATTCCTTTGTTGGGACTTTTTACTGAACACCAAACTGATGTCCCCAATGTCACTTCCCTGAGCATTGACACATATCCCCCATTTAGAAGCTCTCACATGtccttgtatttttttgcaATGGCCCTCAATCAGTAATGACACATGTCATGTTCAGGTTGGTATATTGGCTGCATTTAAAGAGACTGTTTTTAACATCAAAGTAAACAGGCTACCTGATTTTatggccctgtctctctcacactttgtCTCCTGAGACGGGATTGTGTCATGAGTTGTCCACAATCGATCCGACCATgcactgtgtacacacacactgagtacacacacatttttaaaaacattttttattggAAATACTTAAAAACCACAAGCACACAATAAGTTAGTAGGTCTCATCTGAGACAGTGATGTATAATTAGCTTGGAGGTAGGCGGAGTCTCTTGGGGCAAGCCTGTGGGATACCATCTGTtcgggggagtgggggggagggggtgttgggtCGGGGGGCAGACACCTGCTCTTTCAGGACAGCCACAGCTGAACCAAATCCCACAACACCAGCTGTGGGGGATTACAAAGAGAACAGCCAATGGCCAGGATTCCTCTGATACAACCTTCTCATAATATCATTAGTTCTGCCACTTCCTCAGAAAGGCCAGTCTCTAAATGGGTGCATATGCAttcttaaatgtatttgttcctCTTGAACCATTTcaatgtattgcattttttccaagATTTCCTTTGGGTAATATTGAAGACATACCTTGTTCAGAACATtttaccacaaaaaaaacaacaaaggccTTAGAGACTCATATTGGCTGTTGCTGGGCACCTCCTTCTTGCAAGTCCTTCTAAAATGTTTCCTCAGCTGTAAGTCTGCGCCAAGatttcatctctctgtcatGAAAGAGGCACAGAAATAACTTATTGGACTATAATGATATTCacccaaaaggaaaaaatagaGAAAGTTGAGGATATAGCTTTGTCAAGTGGACTACTGTGTTCACACagtaaatgaatacaaattacACTATTCAGTAGGGCTGTGAAATAGATTGCTGTACCGAGGATTTAGAGCAGGCAAAATGATGCTTTACACGTTTCTTAAAATTCATGTTCTTGAGTAGGTCAAATGATTTGTATAGATCTTCTATCTCCTCCCAATAGTTCTCTTTGGTAATGTACATTCTTaccaataaaaaacatttttcaaacattgtaGCAATATGATCACACTATTAATGTGTGAGTGCTCAAGTGACATTGTGAGAGCGCAATGTCTCAAATGGGTTAGTAGTCCATAGCATGTGATGAGGGCACATGGGCTGGGAATTAACCTGAGCCCATTGAATCTCCATTTATGGTGTCAGAAAAGACAATGAAACCCTGCTTACTAAAGAAGGTCCTCCACCTTAGTGGAAGGTGGCTTATTGCTCTAGATGTGTTGTGCAACTGTTGCACATACTCAAAACAATGGTCACTCCAACCCACAGGAATGCAGCGTCAACAACACTTCTCTATCAATCTGGAGCGGAGGAAAACGTGAGGAAACGACTCACATGTTGCACACGGGCATAATTCTCTCTTGCTGCTGCTTCCGAAATTTCCTCAGGAAGGCAGGAAGTCTGAGTCTGGATCTGGAGTTCTTGAAGGCTGGTCTGTGGCAGAAGGATGAGGAAAGAGAATAAAGTGGTGATCAATGAGCGGGAGCATTACACTACATCCTGCCACCTGGACTCCACTGAACTgtactgctgtttttgtttttttttttttcatttttgagtgtGTAAACTCTTCTATGAAAATGCTGTTACATTTGTGTGGTTGTCCatcttttgaatgttttaagcATGTTTTAACCTTTATATAATGCTGAAACGCAGAAAGTACAGAATTATAAGGCAGTTCTTAAGGAAGCAACGTGCTTACGTTCTGTAAATAGCATCCTTCTTCCCAAGAGCAGAGATGCGTACAAATTAAGTCCAGACTGCATGACATAGGCCCTAGGCTTACaggctgttttcacatttaaataatgtgaTAAGTAATGGCCCAGTTCTTGATTTTACCTTGAGGAGCACTAATCAAGAATCTTGTGCTGAaaagaatgtgtgcatgtgtgttagtaTTAGCACTCACTGTTCAGCCTGCAGAGCAACCTGCAACTGTGTATCTGCCTTCATGCTCTCCCCatccacctcttcctcctctctctccttttcctcttcaCTTTCCGAGATCTGGTCCCAGACCTCAGTGTCAACCcacagcgcctcctgcaggccCAGACCACGGCCCACGCAGGTCATTTGGCGGCAAAGTGGGCAGCGCACAGTCAGCAGACCGCTCTTGACCTGGGCCATCAGCTCCAGGCAGGGGGCACAGAAGGTGTGACGGCAGTGGAGGAGGCGTGGCACCCGCCCATGCCGGGAGTACGGCATGTAGCAGACACTGCATTCCCTGTCCTCGCGCAGCACCATGACCTAATCTCACCACTGCAGAGAGACGTCATGATGCCCCATCAACATTGCTCCCTTTACGGATGAAGTGGAACGTTCCTCCATAGTGGCTAAGCTAACACACAGAAATCTTTGTTGCTGTTCCCGGCATACATTGGCCAATGTGGTCATGGATATTTGGTTATCTCAACTGATAaagcacttcaaaaaaaaaaaaaaacacccagaacCCAAAAGCATTCATCCTAGCAAAATATTCATGCTCtaaaacagatattttaaatCTGTTGAAGGAGGcagaatatacattttcaagTATTCTTCACCATCTCTGCCTAGAATATGTACTGGTACTGCAATAAACAAATTTGTTTGACAGTAAAGTATGAATTGTATACAATGCCATTTGAAATacaacaaatgcatatttacatgaaatgaatTATACCTGCTGTCTAAAAGGTGTGTTCTTTTCACATTTAGCTGCATGTACGAAACAAATGATTACAGATTTGGATTTAATTCAAATTCCGGCAAACCTTGATGAAATACATACACTGCACATAAAGACTACCCTCATAAGATCATGAattaaaagcacagcaaataCTGTTGTACTTTGTTTCTGccttttatattatattatattatattatattatattatattatgctATATCATATTAGATTATGTCTTACAATTACCAACTACTGAACAAATTAACAACATAATATTGAAAGACGAATGAAGACAGGATAAATTTGAACACATAATGCGTTATGTTCTCAAGTCAATTATTAACCGCAGTCTCCAAATAGCGAGGAACTGCTATTTTACAAGGGAAACGAACTCATAAAAGACTTTTCAAACAAACTTGTACACTCACCGTATATGGACAGTAATCCCTACTGGTTAGCTGTCGCTCTGCTCCCAAAtctgtaatgtgtatgtgtttacgCATATGTACGAAAGTCTTGGCCGCCAGGACTTTTGCCTGCACTTGGGGTTGTCTAACTGCTTCTTTTCGTTCTGTCGCAACCGAGCAAGCCGGTACTGCAGCTGTGAAACCGGACGAACTACTAACGGTGTTTAAAGAGCTCTCACGACTGAAGGGGCTGGACTCTGTCTGTATGTAAATACCTTTTATTTGCATGTCTGACGGGCAGCTGGCAAACCACGCTCACACAGGGCTGCTCATTCGCGTTACCCACGCTTGCATTAATTACATACAATTTCCTCGTAGATTGTTCTCATCGTTTTACGTTCGGGTCTTACGACACACAAGTGAGCAGAATCTCAAGATTCGATAAGCActagtttttcttttgtttaggGTCATCCTTTGACGGTTTGGTTTCATGCTGTATTACGCGTCAAAATACTTGCGATGTTTAGTTTACGCTGCATTGCTTATTCTTCCTATAGTCATTTCAAGCCAATTTCTGCAGGGAAATTCTGGAATTTCACATCCAGAACTGGCATCGCCCTGCCAAGAGGTAAAATAGCgtgttcattttgaaacaggAAATAATATCAATCAGCGCTTAAAACATTCTCCAAAACACCGGCATTGGCACAAGAGCTGAAATATTACGAATGGCGTTAGGGGTAGTGCTTTCAAAAAGGGCATATGAAACTAAAACACACTTTAATGAAAGCGTCTGTTCTCGGTACTGGCATTCCCCTCACCattccaaaaagaaaatgcttacAAAACGTAACAAGGGGGCCATATGATGTCTTAACCCTGATGGAATTAGCATGACAAATGAGCGTTTTAATAAGttattttccattaaataaTGTGACCTTTGTCCCTCACCTCTTAACTTTCGAAATTGTTCAAATTAATCACGAATGTCTCTTgggaatgagaaaataaacacacaaaatatttttggatgttttcaCTTAATGGTTTTCTGGGAAATTGCTCCATTGTAACCATGCTTTTTACTGTTCATCTTAAGTAACCTCAAGTCAAGATTTGAAATGTAACTTATTAATTACTGGGCAAGTCTCTTTTGTCAACgtttcatgagaaaaaaaagtctggctACCTCACAAGTGAGATCAAAGGTAAACATTCAGACTTCTTTCATGACAAACTGTTTGGTAAAGAAGAGTGCTTGTATCTGACAGCAACATGAATGTTTTCTCTGTCAATAGGTGATAGGTGTTTCACATCAAGTTGATCCAAAGTAGCTGATGTAGGCTGGCGACTGACAATAATGAGACAAAAGACACAGGATGACATGATACACATCCATACAACCCCAGGAAACTttcagctgagggacagagaggctgtGGCATAGAGGTAATAGGGAACAGTTTAGGTGGGGTTCGCCAAGAGCAGTCAAGCAGATGGAGCAGGATTGTGAAATATTAACTAATGCAGTGAATTatcacaaaaacaccacagagttTAATTCAGTATGATTTATCTGTCCTTGTCTTGAAATGGTCCCTGAAAAGCAGGTCAGATGGTTAAATGCTGTATCACCAAAAGATATGGATAACATTTCTGTATGTCTCCTGATCAATTACAGCTTCTTAAGTATTgctgagagtttttttttttttttttttttgtgaaggcTCATGTGTTCATAAAAATGTCTACCGGCAACAACGAATGGAATATGCACAAAAGCAGATATGAGTAATTGTCGGGCATTGCAGCTCCGCAGTCTGtccatgaaaatgtaaaaatgtaaggcagtgtgtgacagtgttataatattttcagcatattatatgtaagaaagaaaaaagtcttTTCCAATCCATCAATTCACTGTATCAGTTAAGAAATTCATAGATTTTtaagacaacccccccccccccgcccccccccatcttAATTACAGCAATACTTGAGGTTACGTATCCCCCCACCCAAacctctcatacacacagatttTATAAAATCATAAACTTGTCAATTGATGATGATGGTACAGTTCAGACTGAGCGTTATCTTTGCAAAGTACAATGTAaaagccaaattaaaaaaaaaaaacaatgccccCAAAAAATCAAGGTGAATTAATCTATAAAATAAGAGATGGGTGGACATTGGACCTCTAACACTTGGTACAGAATGATCTTATTATTGGTCGCTTTTTATTCACTGACAGATGCAATCCTCTACATAAACACTGGAAGGCAAAGACTGTGAAAGCCTCTTGTACACGATGACCTTTCAAACTCCTTTTCAAATATCTTCTAGGATTTGAAGGTATTCTTCATGACAAAATGGTATAGTGTTAtacagtgccccctgctgacaacacttcatttttactgtttccGTAGTGGCACCTTCATATTTTCGTGTAAACAAATCAGAGGCATATATATCTCTTTTGAACTTCACAACTTGTATTGTTTCTGAAAATATGTGGCTTGAGGTAAATATGGAGATGATatatctataaaaaaaaacgcacgggctcgtccgggatttgaacccgggacctctcgcacccaaagcgagaatcatacccctagaccaacGAGCCCTACGAAGGGGACATCTTATAAGTTATTCTGATTCTTGTACATTGGTTTTGTCAAGTACATGTTGCAGGAAGGTTTCGTGAACCGTCAAACCAGTGACCTTACTATGTGATAACACCAAAGTGTTTTGCTCTGGAAAACAAACTCTTAGTGGTTGACAGAGCAATGTAATTTCATCCCTTGTGAGAATCATGAACCCCCTATCACTGGGTAAAAGACTGGACTATAGCAGGTAATGCCTGAGTATGAATGTTGTTAACGACTGTTATCTGGAAGGTCCTAATTCTAAATCCATAGTAGTGGAGAACACGGCTGAGATTTACGCAGTTATCCGGTATTTACCTGAGGGATGCTTCAGGATAGGAGTAACACCCGCTCGGGTGATTCAGGTACTTCAGCTTCCTTCATAGGTGTGCTGTTCACTGTATTATCATCATTGTTAAAACTCTcagggctcgtccgggatttgaacccgggacctctcgcacccgaagcgagaatcatacccctagaccaacGAGCCACATGAAAAAACCAAATGTTGGCGTTTAAAACCACCCATACCCACACTGCGACATATCACCCAGTAACTACGTTCAGCATAACTGCTGATAAGTTACTGTTTTCTATTATTTCCACCTGTCGTCACGGCCAGTTTGCTTACATTCACTCGAGCGTACTGATCATAACCACATTTTGACAAGTCACTTTTTGAGTAGTCAAACTTAAATTATGACTAGTCAGAATGATGATTTAAGATGACTGTAAATCAAGTTTGACTAGTCGAATTGACAGTTTGACTAATCAAAACTGATTTCCAGATATCTAAAATTCAACAGTAGACAGCAACAATAATTGAATTTTAGatatcattaattaaaaataaccaGATATCTTGAATTGAAATTATGGATAGTCATAATTAAATTGGAGACACATAGAATTAATATTATGACTAGTCATATTTGAAATCTTGAATCTGAATTATAGCTGGTCAAATTtccatttaataaattaattgcaCACATAATTACTTGCACATATCTTAAGTTGGAGGTTCTACAGAACTCAATGAGAAAAGTTCCTCCAATACGAGTAGTCAGTTAAGAGAAGTCCTTTATACGGTTTCCCATAATATGCCGTTTCCAGGCAATCTTTAGCCTACTTGTAGCTGTAGCCTGCTAACGCTAACATGACATCCAGAGTCCGATTCTCCCCACGGACAAGGCTAATGTTATTCTTGCTATAAGAAGCAGAATTACGACGATGTATTCCCTAAAACACGGGTTTATCCGCGATTTGGACTGGGATCCTAGCATCCTAAGCGAAAATCGTACCCCTAGAACAACGACTCATTTTTGACTAACGTGAAGGCACCTAATCGTTCTAGCAGCGCTTGGTCAAAACTATATTTCCCAAAATGCTTTTCAATAAGAATGATTCTGCGCATtaactgtaaacatttaaacgCGCTGGTTCGAAGTAAGTTGATTCCGCTTGTGTGACCGCTgtaactgaaaacatttcaacgATAGATGTCTCGGAAATTTTGAGTTCCTCAAAAGATATGACATTTAAATCACGACAGTAACTAAGGAGTAACTAATTCGTAATCACTATGAATATGTTACtaatttaaattacgttaacattagctatgctagctagaGTTAGCTAACTTGAAAAGGATTGTGGAAGTTTGCAGGAGGCGGCTTGTTCAGGTAAATGAACATCGGTTTTCCCAAAACCTTTTACTTCTTCGTCGTTTGAAATCAGTAAGttgctatttttaaatatcGTTTACCTGTTATGAATTAATGCAAGAAGTCATGCTTAACGTTTCCGAACAGTATCCTCAGCTGACTAGCTAATTTGCGACACCGAGCATTCATGCAGAATTATACGGCTGATTTCCAAGTAGATAGTCTTGCAGATTACTTCATGACGCCATATTTACTTACGATTAGGGTTTTATAGCAACCACGCTAATTAAATAATCTATTCTATTAAGACAGGTGGTGTCAGCAGTTGGAAATGGAGGCCTTTTTGGGGACTCTGCAAGATCATGACGCGAGGTGGGTGAAAACGTATTAAAATAACGCTGATAAATTAGGCAGACTAGGTAACTGAATTGGCGAGTTCAATGCTGATAGCAGGTAGTTCTCTCATGCAACGTTAGGAGGCCTGTAATTAGGGTAGGTAACGGTAGCTAGCAAAATATGATCAACGTGATAAGCCACAATGTGTTTTATAGTGAACGTGTCGTCCTGTGATGTTACTGTGCAGCACATTGTTGGTGAAGTTTTTCGGTTACCTTTCCACTGCTAGCTCCGTCCTGACGTCTTGTGAGCCCGAGCTCCTGGAGCTCATGCGCCAGATTGACATAATGGTAGCCCACAAACGGACCGAGTGGGAGGCAGAGATGGGAGCCCTGGAGGGAAAGTTACAGAAAAACGAAGAGGAGCTGCAGTCAGCCAATGATCAGTTACAGACCAAACATACAGAGGTAACACGAGCTAACATCACTCACTCCCTACTGACTCAATGGAGGAAATTCCACTGGCAACTAAACAGATATAGTTTATACAATGTACATCGTTTTATTGCTCTCTGACAGCATACATATGCACCTAGTAAATGATAAGAGTCAGGGAGACTGTTGTTAACTTGTTAGA
The nucleotide sequence above comes from Megalops cyprinoides isolate fMegCyp1 chromosome 2, fMegCyp1.pri, whole genome shotgun sequence. Encoded proteins:
- the im:7152348 gene encoding uncharacterized protein im:7152348 codes for the protein MVLREDRECSVCYMPYSRHGRVPRLLHCRHTFCAPCLELMAQVKSGLLTVRCPLCRQMTCVGRGLGLQEALWVDTEVWDQISESEEEKEREEEEVDGESMKADTQLQVALQAEQPAFKNSRSRLRLPAFLRKFRKQQQERIMPVCNIEMKSWRRLTAEETF